One Brassica napus cultivar Da-Ae chromosome C2, Da-Ae, whole genome shotgun sequence DNA window includes the following coding sequences:
- the LOC106427328 gene encoding ethylene-responsive transcription factor ERF016, which produces MDASPKYTGVRKRKWGKWVAEIRLPNSRERIWLGSFDTAEKAARAFDAALYCLRGPGARFNFPDSPPEIPGGRSLTPQQIQVVASRFACEEVLPPQQQQQQQPPASPRGDKTEDGGGISARGDISGGSGGPTSGQVGEDNNNHEDNSNDTTSYWPFLWEENHVVPTTSEEFGTFFMDDDSTNLYTQQQHQLSSDIYDDGAYAVVDDLSHYNINLWNF; this is translated from the coding sequence ATGGATGCATCACCCAAGTACACAGGTGTAAGGAAGAGGAAGTGGGGCAAATGGGTTGCTGAGATTCGTCTCCCAAACAGCCGCGAGAGGATCTGGCTAGGCTCTTTCGACACCGCTGAGAAGGCGGCGCGTGCTTTCGACGCGGCTCTTTATTGTCTACGTGGCCCCGGTGCGCGTTTCAACTTCCCGGACAGTCCACCGGAGATACCTGGCGGACGTTCTTTGACGCCGCAGCAGATTCAGGTCGTAGCCAGCCGTTTCGCCTGCGAGGAAGTGTTACCAccgcagcagcagcaacaacaacagccTCCGGCGTCACCACGTGGAGATAAGACGGAGGATGGGGGAGGAATTTCGGCACGTGGGGATATTAGTGGTGGTAGTGGTGGGCCGACGTCAGGTCAAGTTGGGGAAGATAACAACAACCACGAGGATAATAGTAATGATACGACATCGTATTGGCCGTTTCTGTGGGAGGAGAATCATGTGGTTCCTACTACGTCGGAagagtttggaacttttttcATGGACGATGATTCGACCAATTTGTATACGCAACAACAACATCAGCTCTCATCTGATATTTACGACGATGGAGCTTATGCTGTTGTAGATGATCTCTCTCATTACAATATTAACCTTTGGAATTTCTga
- the LOC106416533 gene encoding ELL-associated factor 1-like isoform X1: MVRSHKQEPRVSTTYIRSLAKQQLASSATMTTTTTTADSSKTPTQTQTQTHKKQVRRRLHTSRPYQERLLNMAEARREIVTALKQHRASMRQAARVPPLQPPPPPHIPFSAPTPPDPYSWSNPHLNFLLPHQPLGLNLNFDDFIQTSSSSSSSSSSSSSSSSSSSMFPTTNRHIYSSPSPPLPTFAATSDYFPHQPPNQLMEAENNVATSAWWSELMMKTVEPDVIKTEEEVAVAEDDVFPKFSDVMEFPSWLNPTDEELFHHPYNLTHYSSSHNPPLTCMEIGEIEGMDGDDWLA; this comes from the exons ATGGTCAGATCACACAAGCAAGAACCACGCGTCTCTACTACTTACATCCGATCTCTCGCGAAACAACAACTTGCTTCTTCCGCCACTATGACTACAACCACCACAACCGCAGATAGCAGCAAAACCCCAACGCAAACGCAAACGCAGACGCACAAGAAACAAGTGAGAAGAAGGCTCCACACGAGCCGTCCTTACCAAGAGCGTCTCCTTAATATGGCCGAAGCTCGTCGCGAAATCGTCACCGCCTTAAAACAACACCGTGCTTCCATGAGACAAGCCGCCAGAGTTCCACCGCTTCAACCGCCACCTCCACCGCATATTCCTTTTTCTGCACCAACTCCTCCAGATCCATATTCTTGGTCGAATCCACATCTCAACTTCCTCCTCCCACATCAACCGTTAGGGCTAAACCTCAACTTCGACGACTTCATCCAAACCTCAtcgtcatcttcttcatcatcatcatcgtctagttcatcttcatcatcctcATCGATGTTTCCTACGACGAATCGGCACATCTACTCCTCCCCTTCACCACCCCTTCCCACCTTCGCCGCCACATCCGATTATTTTCCTCATCAACCGCCAAATCAGCTGATGGAAGCGGAGAACAACGTGGCGACGTCAGCTTGGTGGTCAGAGCTCATGATGAAGACGGTGGAGCCGGATGTAATAAAGACGGAAGAAGAAGTCGCAGTAGCCGAAGATGACGTCTTCCCAAAGTTCAGTGACGTCATGGAGTTTCCTTCGTGGTTGAATCCAACTGATGAAGAATTGTTTCATCATCCATACAATCTCACTCATTACTCCTCCTCTCACAATCCTCCACTAACCTG TATGGAGATTGGAGAAATTGAAGGCATGGACGGAGACGACTGGCTTGCTTGA
- the LOC106416533 gene encoding ELL-associated factor 1-like isoform X2: protein MVRSHKQEPRVSTTYIRSLAKQQLASSATMTTTTTTADSSKTPTQTQTQTHKKQVRRRLHTSRPYQERLLNMAEARREIVTALKQHRASMRQAARVPPLQPPPPPHIPFSAPTPPDPYSWSNPHLNFLLPHQPLGLNLNFDDFIQTSSSSSSSSSSSSSSSSSSSMFPTTNRHIYSSPSPPLPTFAATSDYFPHQPPNQLMEAENNVATSAWWSELMMKTVEPDVIKTEEEVAVAEDDVFPKFSDVMEFPSWLNPTDEELFHHPYNLTHYSSSHNPPLT, encoded by the coding sequence ATGGTCAGATCACACAAGCAAGAACCACGCGTCTCTACTACTTACATCCGATCTCTCGCGAAACAACAACTTGCTTCTTCCGCCACTATGACTACAACCACCACAACCGCAGATAGCAGCAAAACCCCAACGCAAACGCAAACGCAGACGCACAAGAAACAAGTGAGAAGAAGGCTCCACACGAGCCGTCCTTACCAAGAGCGTCTCCTTAATATGGCCGAAGCTCGTCGCGAAATCGTCACCGCCTTAAAACAACACCGTGCTTCCATGAGACAAGCCGCCAGAGTTCCACCGCTTCAACCGCCACCTCCACCGCATATTCCTTTTTCTGCACCAACTCCTCCAGATCCATATTCTTGGTCGAATCCACATCTCAACTTCCTCCTCCCACATCAACCGTTAGGGCTAAACCTCAACTTCGACGACTTCATCCAAACCTCAtcgtcatcttcttcatcatcatcatcgtctagttcatcttcatcatcctcATCGATGTTTCCTACGACGAATCGGCACATCTACTCCTCCCCTTCACCACCCCTTCCCACCTTCGCCGCCACATCCGATTATTTTCCTCATCAACCGCCAAATCAGCTGATGGAAGCGGAGAACAACGTGGCGACGTCAGCTTGGTGGTCAGAGCTCATGATGAAGACGGTGGAGCCGGATGTAATAAAGACGGAAGAAGAAGTCGCAGTAGCCGAAGATGACGTCTTCCCAAAGTTCAGTGACGTCATGGAGTTTCCTTCGTGGTTGAATCCAACTGATGAAGAATTGTTTCATCATCCATACAATCTCACTCATTACTCCTCCTCTCACAATCCTCCACTAACCTG